A region from the Cannabis sativa cultivar Pink pepper isolate KNU-18-1 chromosome 9, ASM2916894v1, whole genome shotgun sequence genome encodes:
- the LOC115722874 gene encoding magnesium transporter MRS2-2, whose amino-acid sequence MARGDGYVVPADPQALVVVKKKNPQSSRSWALVDCSGESTVLDVDKYAIMHRVQIHARDLRILDPLLSYPSTILGREKAIVLNLEHIKAIITAEEVLLRDPSDENVVPVVEELQRRLPLVNAIGDNQNDGREYGGGNHDMDAGEEDESPFEFRALEVALEAICSFLAARTTELETAAYPALDELTSKISSRNLDRVRKLKSAMTRLTARVQKVRDELEQLLDDDDDMADLYLSRKIVAGASSPISGSGPANWYPTSPTIGSKISRASRASIATIRGDENDVEELEMLLEAYFMQIDGTLNKLTTLREYIDDTEDYINIQLDNHRNQLIQLELLLSSGTVCLSIYSLVAGIFGMNIPYTWNDNHGYMFKWVVIVTGIVCAFMFVLIISYARHKGLVGS is encoded by the exons ATGGCTCGTGGGGACGGGTACGTGGTTCCGGCGGACCCGCAGGCCTTGGTtgtagtgaagaagaagaacccgCAGTCGTCTCGGAGCTGGGCTTTGGTGGATTGCAGCGGCGAGTCCACTGTTCTCGATGTCGACAAGTACGCCATTATGCACCGAGTTCAGATTCACGCTCGTGATCTTCGTATACTTGACCCTTTGCTCTCTTACCCATCAACCATTCTTGGCCGTGAGAAGGCCATTGTTCTTAACTTGGAG CATATCAAAGCAATAATCACTGCTGAGGAG GTTTTGCTTCGAGATCCGTCTGATGAAAATGTTGTACCTGTTGTTGAAGAGCTTCAGAGGAGATTGCCTCTCGTGAATGCTATAGGTGATAATCAAAACGATGGGAGAGAGTATGGTGGTGGTAATCATGATATGGATGCTGGTGAAGAAGATG AGTCTCCATTTGAATTTCGGGCCTTGGAGGTTGCTTTGGAAGCTATATGTAGTTTTCTTGCTGCACGCACAACAGAATTGGAGACAGCTGCTTATCCTGCTTTAGATGAGCTTACCTCTAAG ATTAGTAGTCGCAACTTGGATCGGGTTCGTAAACTGAAGAGTGCAATGACTAGGTTGACAGCTCGGGTTCAAAAG GTAAGGGATGAACTTGAACAACTACTTGACGATGATGATGATATGGCTGATCTTTACTTGTCTAGAAAGATAGTGGCTGGTGCATCTTCACCTATTAGTGGCTCAGGTCCTGCCAATTGGTATCCTACCTCTCCTACTATAGGCTCAAAGATATCAAGAGCTAGTAGAGCAAGTATTGCAACAATTCGTGGAGATGAAAATGATGTTGAGGAACTTGAAATGTTACTTGAG GCTTATTTTATGCAAATTGATGGGACATTGAACAAATTAACCACG CTGCGAGAATATATCGATGATACAGAGGACTACATTAACATTCAG CTCGATAATCATAGAAATCAGCTTATTCAG TTAGAACTCCTCCTTAGTTCTGGAACTGTATGCTTGTCTATATATTCTCTTGTGGCTGGAATATTTGGCATGAATATTCCATACACGTGGAATGACAACCATGGATACATGTTCAAATGG GTTGTCATTGTGACAGGAATAGTTTGTGCCTTTATGTTCGTACTAATAATTTCGTATGCTCGGCACAAAGGTTTGGTTGGATCCTGA
- the LOC133031254 gene encoding uncharacterized protein LOC133031254 has translation MRNIEELDLDELIGSLQNYELSLSRWKKTKKQKEVVKEKSDASIALIHQENKKPVLEDLNGITDETVALLTRNYAKFLKKNYRKNSPADKENLLKRNKGAECANTIKKKKALAATWSDSDEEKNSTASEGLDEEKQVLAFMAQSCNPVESEDDAVSTSSEADSTGRQHAYEEMFAQWEYMTKQIRALKNSLEQVETEKGKLEDTVKNLNRLLDEKENEIYKLTADLIQTKQALQFIPPGTAAINQTLQLQKPYGDRTSLGYKMLYKQGNDLSVEHSLPSNVDSSKKEDGLPDTSITINESDSSERRQVPTGPIKLKFEGRRTDADNLLQNDNFIPTCHFCNRRGHIRPKCYKLQNYLKAMINRPNSFPPPNKSHGCKPRREWKIKSKPNPDVGLVAKLSLSAFVEGQWYFDSGCSRHMTGNKKLLVNFKDEKGGSVTFGDGNKGQIAGRGDVNVNGAAQLTNVLYVRGLKANLISIGQLCDDNLSVSFTKTQCLVSSDGCVVLTGNRTVDQCYAVCNTIVCNRSFLDKPDLWHYRLGHLNYRDLQRLVKLQGVRGIPNMKVSKERNESISGKIYVMVLVDDYSRFTWVEFLRDKSDTFGSFSALILRLQTEKDSKVGKVFRLRSDHGKEFKNSIFSEFCNGMGIPHEFSAPKTPHQNGVVE, from the exons ATGAGAAACATTGAGGAACTCGATCTTGACGAACTCATCGGGTCTTTGCAAAACTATGAGCTATCACTGTCTAGGtggaagaaaaccaagaaacaAAAGGAGGTGGTGAAAGAAAAGTCAGATGCCAGCATTGCACTTATTCACCAAGAAAACAAGAAACCTGTTCTGGAAGATTTGAATGGCATTACAGATGAAACGGTTGCCTTGTTAACAAGAAACTATGcaaaattcttgaaaaagaaCTACAGGAAAAATTCACCAGCTGACAAAGAAAATCTTCTCAAGAGAAACAAAGGA GCTGAGTGCGCCAacacaataaaaaagaaaaaggccctTGCAGCAACTTGGAGTGATAGTGATGAGGAAAAGAACTCCACGGCCAGTGAAGGATTAGATGAGGAAAAGCAGGTACTGGCATTCATGGCCCAAAGCTGTAATCCAGTTGAGTCTGAAGATGATGCAGTCTCCACCTCATCAGAAGCAGACAGCACAGGTCGTCAACATGCTTATGAAGAAATGTTTGCACAATGGGAGTACATGACTAAACAGATCCGTGCCCTAAAGAACTCTCTAGAGCAAGTGGAGActgaaaaaggaaagttagaagACACTGTCAAAAATCTCAACAGACTTCTTGATGAAAAGGAGAATGAGATCTATAAACTCACAGCTGATCTAATTCAAACCAAGCAAGCTTTACAGTTCATTCCCCCAGGCACTGCTGCTATCAATCAAACCCTACAGCTTCAGAAGCCCTATGGTGATCGAACTTCCTTAGGATATAAGATGCTATATAAACAAGGGAATGACCTGTCTGTTGAGCATTCTTTACCCTCCAATGTCGATTCATCAAAGAAGGAAGATGGGTTACCTGACACCTCAATCACCATTAACGAATCTGACTCATCTGAGAGGAGACAGGTTCCAACTGGACCCATCAAACTCAAGTTTGAAGGAAGGAGGACTGATGCTGACAATCTTCTACAGAATGACAATTTCATTCCTACATGTCATTTCTGTAATAGGAGAGGCCACATTCGTCCTAAGTGTTACAAATTGCAGAACTACTTGAAAGCCATGATCAATCGACCAAATAGTTTCCCTCCACCAAATAAGTCACATGGATGCAAACCTCGTCGAGAATGGAAAATAAAGTCCAAACCAAATCCTGATGTTGGTTTGGTTGCAAAGCTATCCCTGTCTGCCTTTGTTGAAGGTCAGTGGTACTTCGACAGTGGATGTTCGCGTCACATGACTGGAAATAAGAAATTGCTAGTTAACTTCAAAGATGAAAAAGGGGGATCAGTCACTTTTGGGGATGGTAACAAAGGGCAGATTGCTGGGAGAGGTGATGTGAATGTGAATGGAGCAGCTCAGCTGACTAATGTCCTATATGTGAGAGGACTCAAAGCAAATCTCATCAGCATCGGTCAATTGTGTGACGACAATCTCTCTGTAAGTTTCACTAAAACTCAATGTTTAGTTTCATCTGATGGGTGTGTTGTCTTAACAGGAAACAGAACTGTAGACCAATGCTATGCTGTATGCAATACCATAGTGTGCAACAGGTCCTTCTTGGACAAACCTGACTTATGGCACTACAGGCTGGGACATTTGAACTACAGAGATCTCCAAAGATTGGTGAAGCTTCAAGGTGTAAGGGGAATTCCTAACATGAAAGTTTCCAAGGAGAGA AATGAAAGTATCAGTGGGAAAATATATGTAATGGTCTTGGTGGATGACTACTCTCGGTTTACCTGGGTTGAATTTCTTAGAGACAAGTCTGACACATTTGGATCATTCTCTGCCTTGATACTGAGACTGCAAACTGAGAAAGACTCTAAAGTTGGAAAAGTCTTTAGACTGAGAAGTGACCATGGAAAAGAGTTCAAAAATTCCATATTCTCAGAGTTCTGTAATGGCATGGGAATTCCTCATGAGTTTTCAGCCCCAAAAACTCCTCACcagaatggagttgttgagtGA